In Salmo salar chromosome ssa14, Ssal_v3.1, whole genome shotgun sequence, the sequence TTGAATATTTGCACAATGGCGATAAACAGCTCTAAGCTAAACTTGTATGCAATGAATGAGAATGTACAATTTGTAAATATATCCTTTCCAGACCTTGGTGAAGACCTTTGAAGTGTGTGACCTTCCAGTGAGAGCATCAAAGTTTGTAGCCAGGAAGAACTGGGTCATAACAGGAGCTGTGAGTGATGCTTTAAATTCAGGACAAGCATCTAGCTAATGAGAACTTTTGATGGTTTACCTTCCATGGAGACTACACGCTTACTGTATTTGCAGGGGTCATATGTCTTTCCTCCCTTCTCTGTGTAGGATGACATGCAGATCCGTGTGTTCAACTACAACACCCTGGAGAGGGTTCACATGTTTGAGGCCCACTCTGACTACATCCGTTGTATCGCCGTGCATCCCACCCAGCCCTACATCCTCACAAGCAGTGGTACACAATCAGTATCTTATCTTTTATGACTTGGGTCATTTTATACGTGGGTCAAATACATAAACTGATTATCTATCACACAAGTATTATATTAACTAATTGTTccatcctctgtgtgtgtgagtccagacGACATGCTGATTAAGCTGTGGGACTGGGAGAAGAAGTGGTCTTGCAGCCAGGTGTTCGAGGGCCACACCCACTACGTCATGCAGATCGTCATCAACCCTAAAGACAACAACCAATTTGCCAGCGCTTCTCTGGACAGAACCATCAAGGTAACAccagacactgtgtgtgtgtgtgtctgtgtgtgcttacAACAACCTAGTGTAGATGTTTGTGAATAGTGTGAGTGTATGTATTTGACTCACTCATCCTCTGCCCTATCCCAGGTTTGGCAGCTAGGCTCCTCTGCTCCTAACTTCACCCTTGAGGGCCATGAGAAAGGTGTCAACTGCATTGACTACTACAGTGGAGGGGACAAGCCCTACCTTATATCAGGAGCTGATGACCGCCTGGTCAAGATCTGGGACTACCAGGTAAGACGGCTGAGGAGTGAAACAAACACTTTTAGCCTGAGGATGCCAGTAACCTGTTCAGCAGATGGGTTTTCTGGTCTTTGATGATACTGTATCGGTCCAGGCAAATGTCTCACACTCCTGTCCTGTGTCTCTTCAGAACAAGACGTGTGTGCAGACCCTGGAGGGACACGCCCAGAATGTGTCGTGTGTCAGCTTTCACCCAGAGCTGCCCATCATCATCACAGGCTCAGAGGACGGTGAGTAAATACCTTATACACTCTTATTAGATTCTGACCCTTTGTAGATACTTGTTCTGTTCGTGGTGAGCAGACGAACGGCTATGTATTAACTCTACTCTATACAATGTGCGCATATTTTTAcatataacaacaaaaaaaaagtgaGCACACAATCACAGTTCTGAAAGAAACCAATCGTTTCTCTGGTTCTATAGGCACTGTGCGCATCTGGCACTCGAGTACGTACCGTCTGGAGAGCACGCTGAACTACGGCATGGAgcgcgtgtggtgtgtgtgtggcctgcgaGGCTCCAACAACGTGGCCCTGGGTTACGACGAAGGCAGCATCATCATCAAGGTGTGGAATATGgccatatacactacatgaccaaaagtatgtggacctgCTAGTcgaacgtctcattccaaaatcatgtccccccccccctgttgctataacagcctccactagcagtcggcgttccaattcatcccaaaggtgttcgatggggttgaggtcagggctctgtgcagaccagtcaagttcttccataccgatcaacaaaccatttcagtatggaactcgctttgtgcatggtgacattgtcatgctgaatcgggaaagggccttccccaaactgttgccacaaagttggaagcacagaatcgtctagatgccattgtatgctgtagcgttaacgtttcccttcactggaactaaggggcctagctcgaaccatgaaaatcagccccagaccattatccctcctccaccaaactttacagtttgcactatgcatttgggcatgtagtgttctcttggcatccgtcaaacccagcTTCGTCCTtcggactgtcagatggtgaagcgtgattcatcgttTCCACTGAGTCCAATGGCTGCAAgcattacaccactccagccgacgcttggcattccgCATGGTGGTCTtaggctgctcgaccatggaaacccattttgtgAAGCTCACGACAAATGGGTCTTGTGCTGACTtcgtttccagaggcagtttgaaagtaggtattgagtgttgcaaccgaggacagatgatttgtaTGCACTACACACTTCTGCACTCGGtggttccgttctgtgagcttgtgtggcctaccacttcgcggctgagtcaTTGTTGCTcctacacatttccaattcacaataacagcacttccagttgaccggggtagctctagcagggcagaaatttgaaaaACGGACttgttggcatcctatgacggtgccacattgaaagtcactgagctcctcaatacgggctattctactgccaatgtttgtctatggagattgcatggctgtgtgcttgattttatacacctgtcagcaacgggtgtggctgacaaacccgaatccactaatttgaaggggcatccacatacttttgtgtatatgtgtatttGTGCATAAGATTCAAAACTGAAGAACCCACCGATATTTCACAATACAGAGTTTGATAGAATTTCAGTTTGTACACATTGCGCACATGCTCTTTTTCAAAGTACCCTTCTATGTTGAAACAACTCCTTGGTGACATCTCTGAAAGCCACGGTACTcagtccatcctctcctccacctctcctgcgTGCTGTAGCTGGGGCGTGAGGAGCCAGCCATGTCCATGGACACCAATGGGAAGATCATCTGGGCCAAGCACTCAGAGGTGCAGCAGGCCAACCTGAAGGCTATGGGCGACACCGAGATCAAGGACGGAGAGAGGCTGCCACTGGCCGTCAaagacatgggcagctgtgagatCTACCCCCAGACCATTCAGCACAACCCCAACGGAAGGTCAGTCCGCACTGCATTGGAGTCCGACGTCAACCTTAATAAACGCCTTGCACAACAACTACATGTTAGTGTTTGTGTGCCACACGTTTTAAAGGCAAGTAAGTTGTTTTCAAATGTTTGGGGAAATATGATATTTATCcaaacacttcatctgttgaaaATCTGGATATTTTATGGAGCCTCTCTTTAATccaaatgtgttttttgtttgtgttgtcaggtttgttgtggtgtgtgGAGACGGAGAGTACATCATCTACACTGCCATGGCACTGCGGAACAAGAGCTTCGGCTCAGCCCAGGAGTTTGTCTGGGCACACGACTCCTCAGAGTGagtccaaaacacacacattctttGCTATGGATGGTTACTGTTTGTCAGTGGTTAATGTGCGTGGTTTGCGTTGTCGCAGGTATGCAATCAGAGAAAGCAACAGTGTGGTCAAAATCTTCAAGAACTTCAAAGAGAAGAAGTCTTTCAAGCCAGACTTTGGGGCTGAAGGTAAGTGGAAGAGATCAGATGCAGGTAGTTTGTAGTGTGGAAAAAGAGTACTGCATAAAAAAAATGATGGCCGTTTTGATGGAACCTGGCaggcaacagaaaacaaaaatgttattgGACATGTCCAGATAGCTTAActgagggactgtgtgtgtgtgtgtgcaggtatcTATGGAGGCTTCTTGCTGGGCGTCAGGTCAGTGAACGGTCTGGCCTTCTATGACTGGGAGAACACAGAGCTGATCCGCCGCATTGAGATCCAGCCCAAACATGTAAGTACTGCTATAGAGGGAGCGGCATCTTTATCAGAATATAGATGGGTGCAAGAGTGTCCTAGCATGTACAAATGTTTGTCTTGGTCAATGTTTGTTTTTCCACCCAGTACCGTATTGGTAGAAATGGTCATATGACACAATTGCATTATCGTCATGAAATCAGGACTGTAAGCGAAGCATGAGAAcacttcatctttccctctctctcgggTTTGTAGATCTTCTGGTCAGACTCAGGGGAGTTGGTGTGTATAGCCACAGAGGAGTCCTTCTTCATCCTGCGCTACCTGTCCGAGAAAGTAGCCGCCTCCCAAGAGAACAACGAGGGAGTGACGGAGGACGGAATCGAAGACGcctttgaggtgtgtgtgtgacagggtaaTACTCGATATTACcttgtacctgtactgacctagcAGATAGTCTGCAACTCTACATGCGAGGCTTATGGTTTCTACTGAAGACAAAGCACAATGCCTATAGCCATCCAGTAGAGGGCCCTAGACAACAGGGCACCAGTGAACACTCACcatctgccctccctccctcctcaatcTGTCTGCCATTTTGTGTCTTGATCCTCCAGGTCCAGGGGGAGATCCAGGAAGTGGTGAAGACAGGTCTGTGGGTGGGAGACTGCTTCatctacaccagctctgtcaacagACTCAACTACTTTGTGGGGGGAGAGATTGTCACCATCGCTCACCTGGACAGGTACTGCGTACCAGGGTTGTATATTTATTATTGCACAGCGTAGCAATATATTTTGCAACGGAAAGCGATAAAACAAGCTTTTATTGGCCAAATTCGGGTAGGTCCTACCCGTTTTGGCCCATTTGCTTTCTAGTGAATACTACCCAGGGTTAAGAGACTGGAATAAGTGAAGCTCAATGTTGCTTTGGGTCTGACCCTGTTTTTTTGGGGGTGTAAGCACCAATGTTGACCAGAAACAATCTCTGAATATTCAAACGTTGCTTTTTGGAGAAGGATTAGACTAACTGTTAAGTCAGCTAATATTATCTTAATGTTAAGCTGAAAAATCCCCACTAGAGTGTCCTCTATAGGACAATATTTGAGTCCGACAAGTCATTTTGTGTTTGAAAGCAGCCGATGTGCTTAGGCTACATTGACATCGCATTCATCCTACAACAAGACCCCCCCCTACGTACAGCCTAACttacttaaaaaaaatacattgaggTAGTTTTCCAGACAAAGATTAAGCCTAGTACTATACTAGAAAGATCTTCCTATGAAAATATCTTCCTACTAAAAAGATCTTCCTCCATTGAGCATTTTTTTTAGTTTAGAACTaggcttcatctgtgtctgggaaaccatccCTAAAACTCCTTCTCAGTGTGTTTCCTTTTTAATTCCTATAACACATTATCGATCTACTCCATCCGTAGGACCATGTACCTGCTGGGCTACATCCCCAAGGACGACCGCCTGTACCTGGGCGATAAAGAGCTGAACATCGTCAGCTACTCCCTGCTGGTGTCTGTGCTGGAGTACCAGACAGCTGTGATGCGCAGGGACTTTGGCATGGCTGACAAAGTGTTGCCCACCATTCCCAAGGAACAGAGGACCCGTGTGGCCCACTTCCTGGAGAAACAGGTCAGAACCAGGAACTTCCTGTTAATGAAGGAAGTGAGGCGTGTAGAATGGGGTACTTTAACTCATATGGTGGAGCTGGGGGGGTGAGTAGATTCTAGCTAGACTATGGAATGTTATAGGGTGTCCAATTCAAAATGCATCTTTTGACCAAAGGGTAAAATAATTTTGTGTATATAACCCTCGGTCCAAACCTCATGTCTCAAAAGTTGAGTTTTTATCCTTGTAGGATGGCCAGAATTAGGGTGACTAAATTGATGGAGGCCAGAGAAGGGAAAAAAAAGTAATGAAATCAGGAAAATTACATTGCGTCAGCTAGATGGAATCTGTGCAAGGCTTAATTTCCCATTGAACTTGTCATCTTTCTTCTCAAGTCTGcaggacataaaacaatatagagTTAAGATGGATATCgattttgagacatgacatgtAGTGTTTAAAAATAATATTTTAGTATAAGCTTCTCATATTAATCTTAAATTCCTGGTCTTTATAGGTTTCTTACATAAACAAACGTATCTCTGAAGCAGTGACTGTATACCAggctttttattttcaaagccttttacatttGGTTCAGCTTGACATGCTAATTTTTAGCTTTTTTGCGATCCACTGAAACAACTTTAAAGACGACTACCACAAAATGTAAAATCCTCACAAGTTGTTACGATAAACCAGTACTGCTATGTCAAGAGCTCGGTGCTTATTATGGGATGTATTGGGTTACGAAATCAGACTTTTTGGATATAATGTCAATGATTAGTAATGGGGAGAAACAtttatacagttacatatcgggatattatttttgacgataGATAATTCTGAGGTCTTCATCTTCAACACGAGTCGAGCTGAGTTTTGTGTGGCTGCTGTTATGTTGTGAGAACTGACTGTTAGTGTGAAATGTTATGTTGACTGATATGTTCTTTTTGGTCGTCCAGGGCTTCAAGCAGCAGGCTCTGGCCGTGTCGTCAGATTCAGAGCACAGGTTTGAGCTGGCCCTGCAGCTTGGGGAGTTGAAGATCGCCTATCagctggctgtggaggcagaggtgAGATCTACAGTACACTAGGCTATGGAGAGACCACTTCACACACACTACAAGAGAGTTCAAAGACTAAATCAAATCCAATGTTATTTAAAATAcccaagaatggagctatatacacagggagtaccaggtcaatgtggagctatatacacagggagtaccaggtcaatgtggagctatatacacagggagtaccaggtcaatgtggagctatatacagggagtaccaggtcaatgtggagctatatacacagggagcaccaggtcaatgtggagctatatacacagggagcaccaggtcaatgtggagctatatacacagggagcaccaggtcaatgtggagctatatacagggagtaccaggtcaatgtggagctatatacagggagcaccaggtcaatgtggagctatatacacagggagcaccaggtcaatgtggagctatatacacagggagcaccaggtcaatgtggagctatatacagggagcaccaggtcaatgtggagctatatacagggagcaccaggtcaatgtggagctatatatacagggagtaccaggtcaatgtggagctatatatacagggagtacaaggtcaatgtggagctatatacacagggagcaccaggtcaatgtggagctatatacacagggagcaccaggtcaatgtggagctatatacacagggagcaccaggtcaatgtggagctatatacacagggagcaccaggtcaatgtggagctatatagacAGGGagcaccaggtcaatgtggagctatatacacagggagcaccaggtcaatgtggagctatatacacagggagcaccaggtcaatgtggagctatatacacagggagcaccaggtcaatgtggagctatatacacagggagcaccaggtcaatgtggagctatatacacagggagcaccaggtcaatgtggagctatatacacagggagcaccaggtcaatgtggagctatatacacagggagcaCCAGGTCAATCtggagctatatacacagggagcaCCAGGTCAATCTGGAGCTatacaaggtatttgaggtagatatgtacatgaaggcagggcaaagtgactagtcatcaggatggataataagagtaaaataaagaacattgTAGCAGCAGCAAATGAGTGGTTGTGTATGTGGTTTGgatacacttagtgtacaaaaccTTAAGAACACctttaatattgagttgcacccctccttttgccctcagaaaagcctccattcgtcggggcatggactctacaaggtgtcaaaagcgttccacaggggtgctggcccatgttgattccaatgcttcagTTGTGTCAActtggctggatgtcatttgggtggtggaacatGCTTGATACACACGGGCAGCTGTTAAGTgtgaaacccagcagcgttgcagttcttgacacaaactggtgcgcctggcacctaccaccataccccgttcaaaggcacttaaatcttttgtcttgccctattcaccctctgaatggcacacactcAATAACCTTTCTCCTTCATCTACATTAGTAGAgggatgtacagtcgtggccaaaaattgataatgacacaaatattaattttcaaagactactgcctcagtttgtatgatgacaatttgcatatactccagaatgttatgaatagtgatcagatgaattgcaattcattgcaaagtCCTTATTTGCCATGCAAAGGAACTGactcccaaaaaacatttccactgcatttcagccctgccacaaaaggaccagctgacatcatgtcagtgattctctcgttaacctctatgggctaggtgggacgcttgcgtcccacctactcaacagccagtgtaatcccgtggcgcgttattcaaattcctcaaatgcaaaaacttcaatttttcaaacatatgactattttacaccattttaaagataagactctcgttaatctaaccacactgtccgatttcaaaaaggctttacaatgaaagcaaaacattagattatgtcagcagagtacccagccagaaataatcagacacccatttttcaagctagcatataatgtcacataaaccacagctaaatgtagcactaacctttgatgatcttcatcagatgacaaccctaggacaatatgttatacaatacatgcatgttttgttcaatcaagttcatatttatatcaaaaaacagctttttacattagcatgtgactagcattcccaccgaacactgccggtgaatttactaaattactcacgataaacgttcacaaaaagcataacaattattttaagaattatagatacagaactcctctatgcagtcgatatgtccgattttaaaatagcttttcggtgaaagcacattttgcaatattctcagtagatagcccggcatcacagggctagctattcagacacccagcaagtttagcactcatcaaagtcagatttactatgagaaaaatgttattacctttgctgtcttcgtcagaatgcactcccaggacttctacttcaataacaaatgttggtttggttcaaaataatccatagttatatccaaacagcggtgttttgttcgtgcgttcaagacactatccgaaagggtaaataagggtgacgagcatggcgcaattcgtgacaaaaaaattctaaatattccattaccgtacttcgaagcatgtcaaccgctgtttaaaataaatttttatggcatttttctcataaaaaagcgataatattccgaccgggaatctgcgtttaggtaaacagacgaaagaaaataaagcattcggtcgactcgggcacgcgcctaagcccatagtactctgatcggccacttgccaaaagcgataatgtgtttcagccagaggctgcctcgatatcgttcagctttttcccgggctctgagagcctatgggagccgtaggaagtgtcacgttattgcaaagatcctcagtcttcaataaaaagagccaagatgaaacacaatttctcagacaggccacttcctgcatggaatcttctcaggttttggcctgccatatgagttctcttatactcacagacaccattcaaacagttttagaaactttagggtgttttctatccaaagccaataattatatgcatattctagttactgggcaggagtagtaaccagattaaatcgggtacgttttttatccggccgtgtcaatactgccccctagccctaacaggttaacacaggtgtgagtgttgatgaggacaaggctggagatcactctgtcatgctgattgacttCGAATAacactggaagcttcaaaaggagggtggtgcttggaatcattgttcttcctctgtcaaccatggttaccggcaaggaaacacgtgctgtcattgctttgcacaaaaaaaaaaggcttcacaggcaaggatattgctgccggtaagattgcacctaaatcaaccatttatcggatcatcaagaacttcaaggagagtggttcaattgttgtgaagaaggcttcagggcgcccaagaaagtccagcaagtgccaggaccgtttcctaaagttgattcagctgcgggatcgggtcaccaccagtacagagcttgctcaggaatggtagcaggcaggtgtgagtgcatctgcacgcacagtgaggcgaagacgttgaggatggcctggtgtcaagaagggcagcaaagaggccacttctctccaggaaaaacatcaggggcagactgatattctgcaaaaggtacagggattggactgctgaggactgggttagtcattttctctgatgaatcccctttctgattgttttgggcatccggaaaaaagcttgtccggagaagacaaggtgagcgctaccatcagtcctgtgccatgccaacagtaaagcgtCCTGAGACCAtgtatgtgtggggttgcttctcagtgaagggagtgggctcactcacaattttgcctaagaacacagccatgagtaaagaatggtaccaaaacatcctccgagagcaatttCTCCCAACCattcaggaacagtttggtgacgagcaatgccttttccagcatgatggagcaccttgccataaggcaaaagtgataactaagtggctcggggaacaaaacattgatattttgggtccatggccaggaaatcccattgagaacttgtggtcaatccccaagaggcgggtggacaaacacaaacccacaaattctgacaaactccaagcattgattatgcaagaatgggctgccatcagtcaggatgtggcccagaagttaattgacagcatgctagggcggattgcagaggtcttgaaaaagaagggtcaacactgcaaatattgactctttgcatcaacttcatgtaattgtcaataaaagcctttgacacttctgaaatgcttgtaattatacttcagtattccatagtaacatctgacaaaagtatctaaagacactgaagcagcaaactttgtgaaaattaatatttttgtcattctcaaaacttttggccacgactatagACAGCCGTGATGATTatggatgagaactctcttggtagataaaggTCTGCAGCTTACCATGAGGTAATCTATGTAGGGCTGTTGAGGAGACTGTATTACCGGCGGTCACGATTCActaaggcagtcaaattccacgtgacgtttagtcacggtaattaaggctactctgatgctgctgctggtcattagtagcctaccaaacttgctaactgcctggtactcagcactctattgtccctctaatcactctgacatcaattcaAATGTAATCGAAAGTCTAATCAAACACTTAGTGAAAGCTCATGTTGCGCATCATTTCTATTGGCTATGTAATTATAAGAAAACGGAGTGATGGCCTTTAATAAAggtcagctttctataggctaggcctactatatttatttctcaacattcctaatattaagcacattgcttctctttacaacaggagtaatagcctacctggctggcatgaaaatgaaccacgggaaaagcgtcctccattcgctttAAATGCATAGATgccatgtattttttccccctgCCCGTTTTGAGacgggtgcatgataatggtccattctaaatccaaacaaatttcacacatatattatttagtatatgtaaagacaagattaaatcaagaatggtCTAATGGGTGTCAATATTATCCtaccacttgtgaatgatgcccagcataagactTATTTTCATCATAGTCGcacccctcatgtagcctagcccataggcctatatgttttgtatcacaactaaagtggccaaataacttctttaaaatgaagcacattaatccgctttacaagggggtgcagagcctaactggcatacataagctgggtgtgagtttcaagttttggggaagataattttcaccataaaaatgcaccttttataataaaagcattacatgcataatcacatttgcggTTACTTTtaataatggtgttttcccactaaCGGGGGGGTGTTATAATTAGAATATTTAGGGCACAACAGCCACTGGCTGCAGAAGATGTGGATTACGGCCACACAAAAAGGGATGCCCCGGGAAAGTTCAGGCATTGTGCCTTTTCAAGTGACTTTTTTTTCCTAATCATTATTAGAGTTGCATCATGcaaccttacaatgtattaaaaatcagaacatagcccaacgtttgtagaacaactaaagttacattaataactctaaatttaAGCATATATGAGTTatttaaccgctcaacacagaatagctgcatgtgcgcGCTCCATcgttttggagaaaatatccttttctattttattcagctttgttcaattgtattcatactataaaataatgccacggaattctaagaaaATTGTGTCTGCTAAGTGAACTAGTGTAgcacacagccatatggcataaccAGATCAGGACATCTGAGTATGCGATTCTATTCTTCTGAAATGTACTAAAAAAAattaatgtttctttagacctgtctaaaataagatttattgtgaaggtgtaggctatattacatggatttattagacttttaaaaatgtagatgttccaaaggtctgcatcagggGCTTGATGCTAAATGTGTTAAATAACGGTCAATTATCgcgagaccggcagttatttgcttgacaatcaccagcgGACAACATTTTCTGATCGCCACAGCCCTAGTTCTATATCAGCAGAGCAAAATCTTGAGGTTTCCTTCACACTGGAAGCAGCACACCAGTTGTTATTTATGAAAaaacacacccctcctcctttAGACTTGCCTGAAGTTGCCAACCGATCATGTACTACGTGTATAGCGCCATCATACATGTCAGTCGTTCACCAATGAGTTATTCAATACTGAAGACTAGTATCTGCTCGGTTTAAATCTATTCAGTCAACATCTGATTTAGATCTGAATGGATTGTGTACTCAATCAAATCGTTAAATGTATTAACCGTCCTTCAGCTAGGCAGCCCTGTACCAAAAAGTGCTGAACTATGATTGTTTTAGCGTCCAACTCCATACAATATTAGTCTAACTGAcagtactgtataacatgtatatAACATTAGAACCGTTTCCTTTTTCTCTGGTGGCAGTCGGAGCAGAAGTGGAAGCAGCTGGCAGAGCTGGCCATCAGTAAGTGCCAGTTTAGCCTGGCCCAGGAGTGCCTCCACCATGCCCAGGACTACGGCGGCCTGCTGCTGCTCGCCACGGCCTCGGGCAACGCCGCTATGGTGGGCAAGCTGGCCGAGGGCGCTGAGCGGGACGGCAAGAACAACGTGGCCTTCATGACTTATTTCCTGCAGGGAAAGTGAGTACAAGGGAGGGTAGAAGGGGGTCCACGACGATGTCATATCCAGCTCAGTTACATATCCAGCTTTCTTAAATACAGTAGTATTTTAATAAGTTACAATAAGGTATAGGGAATCCT encodes:
- the LOC106569002 gene encoding coatomer subunit beta' gives rise to the protein MPLRLDIKRKLTARSDRVKSVDLHPTEPWMLASLYNGSVCVWNHETQTLVKTFEVCDLPVRASKFVARKNWVITGADDMQIRVFNYNTLERVHMFEAHSDYIRCIAVHPTQPYILTSSDDMLIKLWDWEKKWSCSQVFEGHTHYVMQIVINPKDNNQFASASLDRTIKVWQLGSSAPNFTLEGHEKGVNCIDYYSGGDKPYLISGADDRLVKIWDYQNKTCVQTLEGHAQNVSCVSFHPELPIIITGSEDGTVRIWHSSTYRLESTLNYGMERVWCVCGLRGSNNVALGYDEGSIIIKLGREEPAMSMDTNGKIIWAKHSEVQQANLKAMGDTEIKDGERLPLAVKDMGSCEIYPQTIQHNPNGRFVVVCGDGEYIIYTAMALRNKSFGSAQEFVWAHDSSEYAIRESNSVVKIFKNFKEKKSFKPDFGAEGIYGGFLLGVRSVNGLAFYDWENTELIRRIEIQPKHIFWSDSGELVCIATEESFFILRYLSEKVAASQENNEGVTEDGIEDAFEVQGEIQEVVKTGLWVGDCFIYTSSVNRLNYFVGGEIVTIAHLDRTMYLLGYIPKDDRLYLGDKELNIVSYSLLVSVLEYQTAVMRRDFGMADKVLPTIPKEQRTRVAHFLEKQGFKQQALAVSSDSEHRFELALQLGELKIAYQLAVEAESEQKWKQLAELAISKCQFSLAQECLHHAQDYGGLLLLATASGNAAMVGKLAEGAERDGKNNVAFMTYFLQGKLDHCLELLIRTNRLPEAAFLARTYLPSQVSRVVKLWRESLAKVNQKAAESLADPTEYENLFPGLKESFVAEQFLRETCLGNSRPATDYPLVTPNEDRNILEDATRYEPKGVPLSLATLVPGEDGREEETTLAAGVLASVLTAPVIPSEPEPETAPEEEEEASPGSSEALKNKALDELEDDLDNMELEDIDTTDVNLDATDINLDDDFLDD